In the Stakelama saccharophila genome, CGATCGCCGATATGGTCCATGCCGCCGAAACGCAGAATGACGACGACAAGAACGAGCAGATGGTCCAGTCGATCATCTCCGACTATGTCGGCGACGCGGTGATGACCGATCATTCGATCGATTACGACGCCGATGCCGCGATCGCGACGGTGCATGCTGCGGGAATCGTCGGCAGTCCCTGGGACAAGAAGGACAATCGCTACCAGATGGATCTCGACCATGCGGTGTCGGGATTCTCGTTCGATGTCGACCGCGCCAGGCAGGACTGGCGCGACCTTCCGGTCAATCTGGGCAGCCCGGCGAGCATGGTCGTGCGGACGACGGTTAAATTGCCCGACAAGGGCAAGGGATTCGCCTTCGAAGGCGACCGGACGCTGCCGGAACACATTGCCAACACGCAGTTCCTCCGCACCACCAGCATCGAAAACGGCGTGATGACGGTCGAGGAGAAGAGCCTTTCGAGCGGCGGCGAAATCGCCCCGGCGGACATTGCGAGCGTGCGCGCGGCGTTTGCCAAGGCGAAGGCGAACCTGCTGCGCGGGACCGCGCCCGCCGACTATCCGGCGCATTGGCAGGTGGTCGAGAAGGACCGGGCCGATGGCGGTCTCGACGCGCTGAAGGCCGCCTATGCCAAGGCGATTGCGAACGACCCGGACGAGGCGCCGCCCTACCTGAACCGCGCGCGGTTCCGCTGGGGCATCTACGACTGGAAGGGGGCGCTGGCCGACTATGACGCGGTCATCGAGCGCAACGCGACCGCCGACAATTATCTGGCGCGCGCCGGGCTGCACTCGATCCTTGGCGAGCACGAGGCGGCGTTGAAGGACATCGAGGCGGCGCAGGCGCTGAAGCCCGGCGATGCGAATGCCGCGATGCAGCTCGCCTCGGTCTATTCCGAAATGGGGGAAACCGACAAGGCGGTGGCGCTGCTCGACGAACGGATCGCGTCGGGCGGTGACGACAAGGACAATCTCGTCACCCAGAAGGCCGACATCCTGGCGACGGCAGGCCGGCCGGAGGACGCGATCGCCGCGATCGACGAACGGATCGCCAGGAAACCCGGCAATACGCAGCTCCTGAACGAGCGATGCT is a window encoding:
- a CDS encoding tetratricopeptide repeat protein produces the protein MTDGTIADGGDLAGEVAKIEKASSDPKVRAAAALRLVQDKVRYLFKGMDGGNYTPQSPAKTWQLRYGDCKAKSLLLLAMLHKMGIEAEPVLASSKLGDLVSRRLPSAAAFDHVLVRAQVGGETLWLDGTRTGDRIADLTDTPDFDHVLPLRTEGSGLLAIELHPDARPAVEAAIDYDQSAGLGLPAVYAIAVKLRGPIADMVHAAETQNDDDKNEQMVQSIISDYVGDAVMTDHSIDYDADAAIATVHAAGIVGSPWDKKDNRYQMDLDHAVSGFSFDVDRARQDWRDLPVNLGSPASMVVRTTVKLPDKGKGFAFEGDRTLPEHIANTQFLRTTSIENGVMTVEEKSLSSGGEIAPADIASVRAAFAKAKANLLRGTAPADYPAHWQVVEKDRADGGLDALKAAYAKAIANDPDEAPPYLNRARFRWGIYDWKGALADYDAVIERNATADNYLARAGLHSILGEHEAALKDIEAAQALKPGDANAAMQLASVYSEMGETDKAVALLDERIASGGDDKDNLVTQKADILATAGRPEDAIAAIDERIARKPGNTQLLNERCWVKGRTSTDLPSALKDCTKSIELAESPAGQLDSRAMVYFKMNRYDDALADLNAALDLVPDFPASMYMRGIIKLRQGDRKAGEADLAAARLMSPRIDERYAKYGVKP